One Xiphophorus maculatus strain JP 163 A chromosome 9, X_maculatus-5.0-male, whole genome shotgun sequence DNA segment encodes these proteins:
- the LOC102227657 gene encoding tight junction protein ZO-3-like isoform X1, which produces MKLTQRFKLLKHFGSVPPEPPPLLEVPKPGMDELTIWEQHTITLNKDPKVGFGFALSGGKDKAHPDTGDTAVVVSDVLPNGPAMGRLYHKDQIVMVNGVSMDNVHSNYTIQVLKSCGKTANVTVKRPRKIQIPATSRPTRAASQSNLLDQDPPRRARRYSDGSDNRDGGRYNSRSSPSPQRNGQVGTLPLMSGYKKLPQNNAPDKPIKTTLVKKRATDEYGLKLGSQIFIKHMTDSGLAAKEGTLQEGDLILKINGMTTENLSLLETKHLVEKSRGKLTMTVLRDDRKFLVTIPEVDDSPRNSGDELRKGSSSELEDISDIEEDIAPRRISRQHTREKRTRRTRAEPPPRAKSRDSSPARSTLTRPAPKTYASRRAPSESDSDRSTSPPARREIPVMKDPSKYKALPGLAALPNPRSSPVQNWTLTRPSSSSSKPRRPVSESDSDRSASPPPHRESALPDTRYKSLSDLPHVSLKSSPITVRQEPPRRVSSPVRIPPPDSDSESDSTSAPPQRHSTSYSQDSISRYRTLPEVSLQPPVEPPRWSETSELPKKANSDAESDASDASAPRKDSSGGRNSNAAKGRRRVLSKKATSLAARREPSRRVKSPARPPPDDSSESDELSHLRRSGSSEREQDHRSVPRAANGGGTVRSGISVHNPQLYSKPAEEPLYFLPPDSYPSSNPGYSSDVNTVRFVKGRSLGLRLVGGNDVGIFVGGVQPNSPAYEEGMKEGDQILKVNNVDFAHFTREEAANFLLNLPAGERVELCTQKKMDLYKKIIKSNLGDNFYVRTHFDHEADNPKGLSFTRGEVFRVLDTMFTGKIGNWLAVRMGNDLHELDKGTIPNKERAEKLATIERTQRSTGERQGTGPRAEFWKLRGLRGNKKNEKNNRRTREDLLQLTIQGKFPAYERVLLREANFKRPIVILGPLNDIAMEKLAHEMPDEYEVAEMVPRGGGGDNGSTVIKLDTVRRIAEKDKHPLLDITPTAVERLNYIQYHPMVLFLDPHSRKDVKAMRHKYKPDSSKSSRRLYSQAVKMRKHANHLFAARIDLQPGSHKWYDSLKESIRHQQSKPVWVSEITLESGGVQDLDALDPSQMDYLSAASDLEDTDGEAITDGEAYTDNEDLEEAYPGQEAARFPQSSRGPGAALARSSEPALEYDTPAADEEPGDYGYSDREVPPLMHVPEPRSPRQEDYSPSQSPAEQEEPSQRSFTDSDFDGLDVDEPNTLSDGPPDFIAPDPSNRRSVHETSYGEEQPESFPPAPLSAIEERLEQTRAAEPQTQPEQKKGPSYIVLAHHHQAVQYRRTQIQGSDSSDEDEFDEEEEADDIEWGPATEL; this is translated from the exons ATGAAACTGACACAGCGATTCAAACTGCTAAAACACTTCGGGTCTGTTCCCCCGgagccgccgccgctgctggaGGTGCCT aaACCAGGCATGGATGAGTTAACGATATGGGAGCAGCACACGATAACACTAAACAAA GACCCAAAGGTGGGTTTTGGTTTTGCTCTATCAGGAGGGAAGGACAAGGCTCACCCAGACACCGGGGACACAGCTGTGGTGGTGTCGGATGTTTTGCCTAATGGACCGGCCATGGGACGCCTCTA ccaCAAAGACCAAATTGTCATGGTCAATGGAGTTTCGATGGATAATGTTCACTCTAACTACACCATTCAGGTCCTCAAGTCATGTGGCAAGACGGCAAACGTT ACAGTAAAACGGCCTCGAAAGATCCAGATCCCGGCCACCTCCAGGCCGACGAGGGCCGCCTCTCAGTCCAACCTGCTGGATCAAGATCCGCCAAGGCGAGCGCGCCGCTACTCAGACGGCAGCGACAACAGGGATGGCGGACGCTACAACAGCCGCTCCAGCCCCTCGCCTCAGCGCAACGGGCAGGTTGGGACGCTGCCGCTGATGTCCGGATACAAGAAGCTGCCGCAGAACAACGCTCCAGACAAACCGATCAAAACCACGCTGGTTAAAAAGAGAGCCACAGATG AGTATGGACTGAAGCTGGGAAGTCAgatatttataaagcacatgACAGACAGCGGCCTGGCCGCCAAGGAAGGCACACTGCAAGAAGGAGACCTAATACTAAAG ATCAACGGCATGACGACGGAGAACCTTTCCCTCCTGGAGACCAAGCACCTGGTGGAGAAGAGCAGGGGCAAGCTGACCATGACGGTCCTCAGAGACGACCGCAAGTTCCTGGTCACCATCCCGGAGGTGGACGACAGCCCCCGAAACAGCGGGGACGAGCTGCGCAAGGGCAGCAGCTCAGAGCTGGAGG ACATTTCAGACATTGAAGAGGACATCGCCCCTCGCCGGATATCACGTCAACACACCCGAGAGAAACGAACACGCAG AACGAGAGCTGAGCCACCGCCCCGAGCCAAGTCCAGGGATTCATCGCCTGCACGCTCCACACTGACCCGGCCTGCTCCGAAAACTTACGCCTCTCGCAGAG CTCCATCTGAGTCCGATTCGGACCGCAGCACTTCTCCTCCTGCCAGGAGAGAGATTCCAGTAATGAAGGACCCCAGCAAATACAA AGCTCTTCCAGGATTGGCCGCTCTCCCAAACCCACGATCTTCTCCTGTGCAGAACTGGACCTTAACCcgtccctcctcctcttcctcaaaGCCACGCAGGCCGGTGTCTGAGTCCGACTCCGACCGCAGCGCCTCCCCACCTCCACACAGAGAGAGCGCCCTCCCAGACACCAGATACAA ATCTCTTTCTGATCTTCCCCATGTTAGTCTGAAATCCTCCCCCATCACAGTTCGCCAAGAGCCACCAAGAAGAGTCAGCTCCCCTGTGAGGATCCCACCCCCAG ATTCTGATTCTGAGTCGGACAGCACGTCGGCGCCTCCTCAGAGGCACAGCACTTCGTACAGCCAGGACTCGATCAGCAGATACAG GACCTTGCCGGAGGTTTCTCTGCAGCCTCCCGTCGAGCCGCCTCGATGGAGCGAAACCAGCGAACTGCCAAAGAAAG CTAACTCGGACGCTGAGTCAGATGCCAGTGATGCATCCGCCCCCCGTAAGGACTCCTCAGGGGGCAGAAACTCAAACGCAGCCAAGGGGAGACGCAG AGTCCTGTCTAAGAAAGCAACTTCACTTGCTGCAAGAAGGGAGCCTTCACGTCGAGTCAAATCCCCCGCCAGGCCGCCTCCAGATG atTCCTCCGAGTCAGACGAGCTTTCACATCTCAGAAGGTCTGGCAGCTCTGAGCGAGAGCAGGACCACCGCAG TGTTCCTCGTGCTGCAAACGGAGGCGGCACCGTCCGGTCCGGGATTTCGGTGCATAACCCTCAGCTCTACT CCAAACCTGCAGAGGAGCCTCTTTATTTCCTACCTCCTGACTCTTACCCATCATCTAATCCTGG gtACAGCTCTGACGTAAACACAGTGAGGTTTGTCAAAGGGCGCAGTTTGGGCCTCAGGCTGGTGGGAGGCAACGATGTTGGGATCTTTGTGGGCGGAGTTCAGCCAAACAGCCCAGCATACGAGGAGGGAATGAAGGAGGGAGACCAGATCCTCAAG gTAAATAATGTTGATTTTGCCCATTTCACGCGAGAGGAAGCTGCCAACTTCCTCCTCAATCTCCCAGCGGGAGAGCGGGTGGAACTGTGCACTCAGAAAAAGATGGACC TTTACAAGAAGATCATCAAGTCCAACCTGGGGGACAACTTCTATGTCCGGACGCACTTTGACCACGAGGCAGATAACCCCAAGGGTCTGAGCTTCACCAGAGGAGAGGTGTTCAGGGTCCTGGACACGATGTTCACTGGGAAGATCGGCAACTGGCTTGCTGTCCGCATGGGGAACGACCTGCATGAGCTGGATAAAGGAACCATCCCCAACAAGGAGCG GGCAGAGAAGCTGGCCACCATTGAGCGAACGCAGCGGTCCACTGGAGAAAGGCAGGGAACCGGCCCGAGGGCAGAGTTCTGGAAACTGCGAGGACTTCGTGGAAACAAGAAGAACGAGAAGAACAACAGACGGACTCGGGAAGACCTGCTGCAGCTCACCATTCAGGGCAAATTCCCAGCCTATGAGAGGGTCCTGCTCAGGGAAG CTAATTTCAAACGACCAATTGTCATCCTGGGACCCCTGAATGACATCGCCATGGAGAAGCTGGCCCATGAGATGCCTGATGAATATGAGGTGGCAG AGATGGTTCCACGGGGTGGCGGAGGAGACAATGGCTCCACAGTTATTAAACTGGACACTGTTAGGAGAATAGCAGAGAAG GACAAGCACCCCCTGCTGGACATCACTCCCACTGCAGTGGAGCGGCTGAACTACATCCAGTATCACCCTATGGTGTTGTTCTTAGACCCCCACAGCCGCAAAGACGTCAAGGCAATGAGGCACAAGTACAAGCCCGACTCCAGCAAGAGCTCCAGACGCCTCTACTCCCAGGCCGTCAAGATGAGGAAACACGCCAACCATCTGTTCGCAG CTCGGATAGACCTCCAGCCCGGCTCCCACAAGTGGTACGACTCTCTGAAGGAGAGCATCCGGCACCAGCAATCCAAACCTGTCTGGGTGTCAGAGATCACG CTGGAGAGCGGAGGGGTGCAGGACTTGGATGCTCTGGACCCGAGCCAGATGGACTACCTGAGCGCTGCCAGCGATCTGGAGGACACCGACGGAGAAGCCATCACCGACGGAGAGGCGTACACCGACAACGAGGACCTGGAGGAGGCCTATCCAGGTCAGGAAGCCGCCAGGTTCCCACAAAGCTCCCGGGGACCCGGAGCTGCTCTGGCCCGATCGTCTGAACCCGCCTTAGAGTACGACACTCCAGCCGCTGATGAGGAGCCTGGTGACTACGGCTATTCGGACAGAGAAGTTCCACCGTTGATGCATGTGCCGGAGCCCAGGTCGCCCCGCCAGGAGGACTACAGCCCATCCCAGAGCCCTGCAGAGCAGGAAGAGCCGTCTCAACGCAGCTTTACAGACTCTGACTTTGATGGTCTCGATGTAGACGAACCCAACACTCTCTCAGACGGACCGCCAGACTTTATAGCCCCTGACCCATCAAATCGACGATCGGTACATGAGACATCGTATGGCGAGGAGCAGCCGGAGAGCTTCCCACCTGCCCCCCTGTCTGCTATTGAGGAGAGGCTAGAGCAG ACACGTGCAGCAGAACCACAGACCCAGCCTGAGCAAAAGAAAGGCCCGTCGTACATCGT GTTGGCCCATCACCACCAAGCAGTCCAGTACAGACGCACACAGATCCAAGGCAGCGACAGCTCCGACGAGGACGAGTTtgacgaggaggaagaggccGACGATATTGAATGGGGTCCGGCAACTGAACTCTAG
- the LOC102227657 gene encoding tight junction protein ZO-3-like isoform X2, which produces MEVRFKDHMKPGMDELTIWEQHTITLNKDPKVGFGFALSGGKDKAHPDTGDTAVVVSDVLPNGPAMGRLYHKDQIVMVNGVSMDNVHSNYTIQVLKSCGKTANVTVKRPRKIQIPATSRPTRAASQSNLLDQDPPRRARRYSDGSDNRDGGRYNSRSSPSPQRNGQVGTLPLMSGYKKLPQNNAPDKPIKTTLVKKRATDEYGLKLGSQIFIKHMTDSGLAAKEGTLQEGDLILKINGMTTENLSLLETKHLVEKSRGKLTMTVLRDDRKFLVTIPEVDDSPRNSGDELRKGSSSELEDISDIEEDIAPRRISRQHTREKRTRRTRAEPPPRAKSRDSSPARSTLTRPAPKTYASRRAPSESDSDRSTSPPARREIPVMKDPSKYKALPGLAALPNPRSSPVQNWTLTRPSSSSSKPRRPVSESDSDRSASPPPHRESALPDTRYKSLSDLPHVSLKSSPITVRQEPPRRVSSPVRIPPPDSDSESDSTSAPPQRHSTSYSQDSISRYRTLPEVSLQPPVEPPRWSETSELPKKANSDAESDASDASAPRKDSSGGRNSNAAKGRRRVLSKKATSLAARREPSRRVKSPARPPPDDSSESDELSHLRRSGSSEREQDHRSVPRAANGGGTVRSGISVHNPQLYSKPAEEPLYFLPPDSYPSSNPGYSSDVNTVRFVKGRSLGLRLVGGNDVGIFVGGVQPNSPAYEEGMKEGDQILKVNNVDFAHFTREEAANFLLNLPAGERVELCTQKKMDLYKKIIKSNLGDNFYVRTHFDHEADNPKGLSFTRGEVFRVLDTMFTGKIGNWLAVRMGNDLHELDKGTIPNKERAEKLATIERTQRSTGERQGTGPRAEFWKLRGLRGNKKNEKNNRRTREDLLQLTIQGKFPAYERVLLREANFKRPIVILGPLNDIAMEKLAHEMPDEYEVAEMVPRGGGGDNGSTVIKLDTVRRIAEKDKHPLLDITPTAVERLNYIQYHPMVLFLDPHSRKDVKAMRHKYKPDSSKSSRRLYSQAVKMRKHANHLFAARIDLQPGSHKWYDSLKESIRHQQSKPVWVSEITLESGGVQDLDALDPSQMDYLSAASDLEDTDGEAITDGEAYTDNEDLEEAYPGQEAARFPQSSRGPGAALARSSEPALEYDTPAADEEPGDYGYSDREVPPLMHVPEPRSPRQEDYSPSQSPAEQEEPSQRSFTDSDFDGLDVDEPNTLSDGPPDFIAPDPSNRRSVHETSYGEEQPESFPPAPLSAIEERLEQTRAAEPQTQPEQKKGPSYIVLAHHHQAVQYRRTQIQGSDSSDEDEFDEEEEADDIEWGPATEL; this is translated from the exons ATGGAAGTAAGGTTCAAGGATCACATG aaACCAGGCATGGATGAGTTAACGATATGGGAGCAGCACACGATAACACTAAACAAA GACCCAAAGGTGGGTTTTGGTTTTGCTCTATCAGGAGGGAAGGACAAGGCTCACCCAGACACCGGGGACACAGCTGTGGTGGTGTCGGATGTTTTGCCTAATGGACCGGCCATGGGACGCCTCTA ccaCAAAGACCAAATTGTCATGGTCAATGGAGTTTCGATGGATAATGTTCACTCTAACTACACCATTCAGGTCCTCAAGTCATGTGGCAAGACGGCAAACGTT ACAGTAAAACGGCCTCGAAAGATCCAGATCCCGGCCACCTCCAGGCCGACGAGGGCCGCCTCTCAGTCCAACCTGCTGGATCAAGATCCGCCAAGGCGAGCGCGCCGCTACTCAGACGGCAGCGACAACAGGGATGGCGGACGCTACAACAGCCGCTCCAGCCCCTCGCCTCAGCGCAACGGGCAGGTTGGGACGCTGCCGCTGATGTCCGGATACAAGAAGCTGCCGCAGAACAACGCTCCAGACAAACCGATCAAAACCACGCTGGTTAAAAAGAGAGCCACAGATG AGTATGGACTGAAGCTGGGAAGTCAgatatttataaagcacatgACAGACAGCGGCCTGGCCGCCAAGGAAGGCACACTGCAAGAAGGAGACCTAATACTAAAG ATCAACGGCATGACGACGGAGAACCTTTCCCTCCTGGAGACCAAGCACCTGGTGGAGAAGAGCAGGGGCAAGCTGACCATGACGGTCCTCAGAGACGACCGCAAGTTCCTGGTCACCATCCCGGAGGTGGACGACAGCCCCCGAAACAGCGGGGACGAGCTGCGCAAGGGCAGCAGCTCAGAGCTGGAGG ACATTTCAGACATTGAAGAGGACATCGCCCCTCGCCGGATATCACGTCAACACACCCGAGAGAAACGAACACGCAG AACGAGAGCTGAGCCACCGCCCCGAGCCAAGTCCAGGGATTCATCGCCTGCACGCTCCACACTGACCCGGCCTGCTCCGAAAACTTACGCCTCTCGCAGAG CTCCATCTGAGTCCGATTCGGACCGCAGCACTTCTCCTCCTGCCAGGAGAGAGATTCCAGTAATGAAGGACCCCAGCAAATACAA AGCTCTTCCAGGATTGGCCGCTCTCCCAAACCCACGATCTTCTCCTGTGCAGAACTGGACCTTAACCcgtccctcctcctcttcctcaaaGCCACGCAGGCCGGTGTCTGAGTCCGACTCCGACCGCAGCGCCTCCCCACCTCCACACAGAGAGAGCGCCCTCCCAGACACCAGATACAA ATCTCTTTCTGATCTTCCCCATGTTAGTCTGAAATCCTCCCCCATCACAGTTCGCCAAGAGCCACCAAGAAGAGTCAGCTCCCCTGTGAGGATCCCACCCCCAG ATTCTGATTCTGAGTCGGACAGCACGTCGGCGCCTCCTCAGAGGCACAGCACTTCGTACAGCCAGGACTCGATCAGCAGATACAG GACCTTGCCGGAGGTTTCTCTGCAGCCTCCCGTCGAGCCGCCTCGATGGAGCGAAACCAGCGAACTGCCAAAGAAAG CTAACTCGGACGCTGAGTCAGATGCCAGTGATGCATCCGCCCCCCGTAAGGACTCCTCAGGGGGCAGAAACTCAAACGCAGCCAAGGGGAGACGCAG AGTCCTGTCTAAGAAAGCAACTTCACTTGCTGCAAGAAGGGAGCCTTCACGTCGAGTCAAATCCCCCGCCAGGCCGCCTCCAGATG atTCCTCCGAGTCAGACGAGCTTTCACATCTCAGAAGGTCTGGCAGCTCTGAGCGAGAGCAGGACCACCGCAG TGTTCCTCGTGCTGCAAACGGAGGCGGCACCGTCCGGTCCGGGATTTCGGTGCATAACCCTCAGCTCTACT CCAAACCTGCAGAGGAGCCTCTTTATTTCCTACCTCCTGACTCTTACCCATCATCTAATCCTGG gtACAGCTCTGACGTAAACACAGTGAGGTTTGTCAAAGGGCGCAGTTTGGGCCTCAGGCTGGTGGGAGGCAACGATGTTGGGATCTTTGTGGGCGGAGTTCAGCCAAACAGCCCAGCATACGAGGAGGGAATGAAGGAGGGAGACCAGATCCTCAAG gTAAATAATGTTGATTTTGCCCATTTCACGCGAGAGGAAGCTGCCAACTTCCTCCTCAATCTCCCAGCGGGAGAGCGGGTGGAACTGTGCACTCAGAAAAAGATGGACC TTTACAAGAAGATCATCAAGTCCAACCTGGGGGACAACTTCTATGTCCGGACGCACTTTGACCACGAGGCAGATAACCCCAAGGGTCTGAGCTTCACCAGAGGAGAGGTGTTCAGGGTCCTGGACACGATGTTCACTGGGAAGATCGGCAACTGGCTTGCTGTCCGCATGGGGAACGACCTGCATGAGCTGGATAAAGGAACCATCCCCAACAAGGAGCG GGCAGAGAAGCTGGCCACCATTGAGCGAACGCAGCGGTCCACTGGAGAAAGGCAGGGAACCGGCCCGAGGGCAGAGTTCTGGAAACTGCGAGGACTTCGTGGAAACAAGAAGAACGAGAAGAACAACAGACGGACTCGGGAAGACCTGCTGCAGCTCACCATTCAGGGCAAATTCCCAGCCTATGAGAGGGTCCTGCTCAGGGAAG CTAATTTCAAACGACCAATTGTCATCCTGGGACCCCTGAATGACATCGCCATGGAGAAGCTGGCCCATGAGATGCCTGATGAATATGAGGTGGCAG AGATGGTTCCACGGGGTGGCGGAGGAGACAATGGCTCCACAGTTATTAAACTGGACACTGTTAGGAGAATAGCAGAGAAG GACAAGCACCCCCTGCTGGACATCACTCCCACTGCAGTGGAGCGGCTGAACTACATCCAGTATCACCCTATGGTGTTGTTCTTAGACCCCCACAGCCGCAAAGACGTCAAGGCAATGAGGCACAAGTACAAGCCCGACTCCAGCAAGAGCTCCAGACGCCTCTACTCCCAGGCCGTCAAGATGAGGAAACACGCCAACCATCTGTTCGCAG CTCGGATAGACCTCCAGCCCGGCTCCCACAAGTGGTACGACTCTCTGAAGGAGAGCATCCGGCACCAGCAATCCAAACCTGTCTGGGTGTCAGAGATCACG CTGGAGAGCGGAGGGGTGCAGGACTTGGATGCTCTGGACCCGAGCCAGATGGACTACCTGAGCGCTGCCAGCGATCTGGAGGACACCGACGGAGAAGCCATCACCGACGGAGAGGCGTACACCGACAACGAGGACCTGGAGGAGGCCTATCCAGGTCAGGAAGCCGCCAGGTTCCCACAAAGCTCCCGGGGACCCGGAGCTGCTCTGGCCCGATCGTCTGAACCCGCCTTAGAGTACGACACTCCAGCCGCTGATGAGGAGCCTGGTGACTACGGCTATTCGGACAGAGAAGTTCCACCGTTGATGCATGTGCCGGAGCCCAGGTCGCCCCGCCAGGAGGACTACAGCCCATCCCAGAGCCCTGCAGAGCAGGAAGAGCCGTCTCAACGCAGCTTTACAGACTCTGACTTTGATGGTCTCGATGTAGACGAACCCAACACTCTCTCAGACGGACCGCCAGACTTTATAGCCCCTGACCCATCAAATCGACGATCGGTACATGAGACATCGTATGGCGAGGAGCAGCCGGAGAGCTTCCCACCTGCCCCCCTGTCTGCTATTGAGGAGAGGCTAGAGCAG ACACGTGCAGCAGAACCACAGACCCAGCCTGAGCAAAAGAAAGGCCCGTCGTACATCGT GTTGGCCCATCACCACCAAGCAGTCCAGTACAGACGCACACAGATCCAAGGCAGCGACAGCTCCGACGAGGACGAGTTtgacgaggaggaagaggccGACGATATTGAATGGGGTCCGGCAACTGAACTCTAG